In Lolium rigidum isolate FL_2022 chromosome 3, APGP_CSIRO_Lrig_0.1, whole genome shotgun sequence, the genomic window TCTGCATGTTCGCACCAATGAAAGTATTATCTGATAAATGACCATTTTGGAGTACTCTCTGAAGTAGTGGGGTAGCATCCCCTTTCTCAGTAGATCTGTTTGCTGACAACTGAGTTTGCCATCCTGTGTTGTTGCCCACCTTATCAGCTCCTTGAAACAAAGGTTTACTGCCTACTGAATGCTCACAGTTGTCCAATGGCTGTTGGGTAAGTGAGAAACTAGGATTGTGAACTAGTGTAGAACTGGTCAACGGTATGGAAGCTGTTATTCCATCTGAATTTGTGCAgaatgacgatgatgaggatgatgactgAGAGCATGGTCCATGGGCTAGAGAATCAGGTCTGGGAATGAAGGATTTGAATTCAGGATTCTGTAAACCACCCGACAAGCTTAGTGAAAGATCAAGTCTCCCTATCTTGAGAGTGTCGTCTTCCTTCTTTACAGAAGTAACTCTTGCAGTTTCCGATGAATCTTTTTGGTCCATGTCAGGGGGGCGCAATCCCAAGTCAAAACTTCTCTCAGCTAAACTAGCAGTACCTGCCTTATTAAGCACATCAAATGCTATACCCTTTCCTTTATCTTCAGCCCTTGGCTTCACCGTAATCAGATCCAAAGTCATGCCCTCTTCCTTACTGTCCGTAATATGGTCCTTAGGTGGTTGAAGGAAAACACTAGTACCTACTAGGTTGGCCTCTAGATCAGCATGTTTTACTTGTTCTGCGAGTATTTCATGCTCAAGAACTGCCTCTTTGTGTACGACTTCGGTTTCACCAAATGCAGCCATACTTTCACAAGTATAGCTCTCATGTCCCTCTTCCACTGGCTGGGGTGCGACAGATTCAGTTGTTTCATCCGTCTTCTTACCACTCATACTTTCAATGTTAGTTTCTTTAATTTCTTGAGTCTCTTGAAACAGAGGAGTAATGACCTCTTCCTGCAGCAGAGTAGAAGAACTGCTCTTTCCAGCTATATCAAGAGCATCAGTAGTTCCTTCTTGCGGGGATACTGTCGCATGAATTGCTTCCTCCGGCATACCAGATGAATTGTTCTGTCCTGCCACATCAATTGTACTGGCTGTTAGCAGGATGTCTCCTTCATGCATCGCTTCCTTCAGCACACTGGAACAACTGACCTCTCTCGGCGCATCAACAACATTGGCAGCTACTATGTTTGCTTGTTCCTGCATGTCCCCCTGCAGGGTAGCAGATGAAGTGCAATTTCCAACACCGTCACTGACATCGGCATCTCTATCTCTCGCTTCTTCGGGAAGAACTTCCTGCAGCATACTCGCCGAACCGCCCTTGCAAACAACATCGACATCATTAGCAATCTCACCTAACGGCGTCACTCCTTCCTGTGTCTTTTCTTGTTGTATGCTAGATGAAGTGCCCTGGCCAACTTCATCGACAGCAACGGCAGTTTCATCTTCGCGTGATGCAGTTTCATCTTGTGCTGTCACTTGTTCCTGAGCAGTCTCCTTCAGTGTACCAGACGAAGTGCTCTGCCCACCCATGTTAGAAGCATTGGCGGTATCAGGCCGTGTAACCAGTTCCTCCTGCCGCATACAGGAAGAAGTGGTCTGTCCACCTTGATCGACGGCACTGGGAGGAGCCTCGTCTCCTCCGCCAACCTTTTGTGATGCGGCATCAGATGCCGATTTCTGATGCTGTGCACTCTTTACTTTGCCTTCTTCTGCAACCGGCGTAGCATCCCCGCTCTTCCGTTCCAAGTTGTGCGCAGCTTGAGTTCTGAAATCCACTCGTAGTCTCGGTCGAGAAGATTCCACTTTCTTGGGCTCGCATCTGTCATCGGCACGGATCGAGTCAGCCCGCTTGTGATGCTCCGGCGCAGCGTGCGGGGCCTTGGTGCCGGGATCTGGCGCGACCTCCCCTTCCTCGATCTCGCTGGCGCCGCAGGTGGGCTTCCTGGACTTGGCAGCAGCATCCACCCTCCGCCTGGGCTCACTGGGAGATCGCCgcggcggcgtgggcggcgaCGGGGCCTGCCGCCTGGCGGCCGACCTGTGGCCGTCCACGCCGTTGTGGGGGTCCCTCCAGCCGCCGCTCGGCCGGCGCCACGCGGAGCCGCCGGCCCCGTCCCAGCGCGGTCGGTCGCGGTCGCGGTCGCGGAAGCCGTCCCGCCGGAACCCGGAGAAGCTCTCGGAGCGGTGCATCGCGCCGTAGTGCCCCCGCGGCGACGCGGAGGGGTCCCGGTAGCGGTGGTCGTGGAacctgccgccggcgccgaggGCCTTGCGGCGGTCGAGCTCGTCGCTCTCGTagtcggggcggcggcgcggcggcggcggcgggggggagGAGGGCGGGCGGTCGTAGAACCTCCGCCTGTCGCTGTCCGGGTCGTCGTCCGCGTACGACGGCGGCCTCTGCCGCTTCATGCCACCGCGCGCGGGGCCGGGGTGGCGAATCGGATGAGGGTCGGattgggcgaggacggcggtgggtTGGTGGTCAGGTGAGGAGAGATAAGGAAAGAGCGGCGGAGAGCGAGGGTGGCGCTGATCTCATCGGCTCCGGTTTGCTTCCGGCTGACTCCACCTCCCGGCCACCACTCCCCTGGCTGCTGGCTAATGGCAGTCAACGGGCGTCACCTAGATTTGGACCCGGGTCTCGGAGCTGAGCTTTCTTTTTACTGCCGTGGGTTTGGTTCGGCGTGCGACTGGCGAGCGGGAGTGGTTCGGACGGGGCCCGCCGTCATGGATCGGGAGGTGGGTGGTGCGTGGGGGAGGGAGTCCCCGGCCCGGCTCGGATCCCGCACGGGGAGGCGGAACAGGGGACGCGGGGCCGGGTgtcgcggcgcggcggcgcgtggCGGAGCGGGATGAGTGGCGGTGGTGGAGTGGTGGGGGATGTGGCTGAGGCCTGGACTGGCGATGGCTCGTGCCGTGTGGAGGAGCCGGGATCGGGAGAGACGCAAGGTCAGCTTTTTGACGGGTGTTTGCGTATGGCGGATAGCCAGCGGTACCATCAGCAGCAAAGAAAAATTGCGACTTTTGTCTCACCTCCGCACTGCACTTGTCCAGCCACACCGTCATCACCACTGGTCCACTTTCCAGTGGAGTATACTCTCAGgctctcagggcatctccaaccgggcgacccatcccgcgcccgcgcgtccggatgggtcgaaacggacaaaaccgcggcccagcgcgcggacccatccctaaaacggatggccgcggcgtccgggacgacccaaacccggcccaaatcttggaccgagtttgcgtggccgcggacgcgaaaggccggtcgctcgcgtcctcccttgtccgccctcGGCCCGCTCGTCcgcctcccaaaacagaaaacactccaccgtactcccaaaacctagagatggccgacgaagcgaccgccgccgccaccgcccccgacaccaccgccaccatcgaagaggaggcacccgcggccgttgccgctctcgccgtggaggcggctcccgAACCGGCGGTGGCCGAGCCCCACCGGGCCgcggacgaagaaggcgaaggccgagctCACCCCGGAGCGAGAGGAAGCTCGAGAGCGAGGAAGAGGGGCGACCGGCGCAGGCGCCGGACCAACGGAAGAGGAAACCGCCGCCGAGCCGGGAgccgggcggccggcggcggaagcGGCCTTTCTCCAACTCCGAGACGGAGGCGAAGAGCGGTCTCCTTCAAGAGCAAGCGAGCCATGCTATTTAcggccacccggcgctcggccggcacatgatcatccccgcaccggcgcggcctcggtggggagctcggcctcctccgtgacccggccccttcctccaaggtcaatcgCCCCGCCGACCgccctatttgggcacgaaatgggggcgcatgggcggcgGCGTACCggccacgggatgggtcaccggaggtgggcgagtccatgacggggccgtcaccttcgtccattgacccgaaccgtgcgccggcgaactccaaaggcccgaagAACTCCGGGAGCCGCTgcgacgtccggtgcacgcaacctcgttcgacgatatgtcggccgcgcgcgcgcgagcACCGTCCGCCGTGcggcccctccgtctttcgcgcggacaatgccgacgacccttccatatccttcgacacaacaggctccccagccacctcccattgacacacgagGAGGCACTCGCCGTCCCGGCAGAGCATAAAcattgaggaggagccgttgttcggtgagggcctcacacaagccgcagctgcacaagctcgaggtcgccgggtaagcaaacgaaccgccaactacacggagaaggaggacaaggtgctcgtcgatggatggttgaccatcgggcaagatgcgttgacgggtgccgagcgtAAGGGGTCCGCAttcggcgccggatctatgaatacttccatgaacatcgcaaatatggacaggagccatttgagagcgaccgcagcgaaatatcgctccaaaagaggtggggagcaattcaaacggagtGCAACAAGTTCCAGTgcggcgtatgagcacgcgaggcggctcccgttagtggcatgggtgtgaaggacttggtatgattcataacctcaacttattcatccgatgtttgcacatttgtttatcgttgttgtctcgctttgctctaggtgtggcgagctttggaattctacaaagccaacaatggagagaagacctttgccttccctcattgttggaaggaactccacggcacccccaagttccgggaggggtacgagggctacatggcgaccttgaccggcaacaatcccgccaaagatgccacggtcattgaccttgatggtgggcagccttgcggcagcctccgcttctcgtgcaagtcgtccacgcggccacaagtcaaccaaagccgacatgaagcgtgatgcgtcgtccatgctattgtatggcactttgaaggagatgcatgcggacagagaggtgtccacggacaagagggatgagaggaggcgccgggagaaagaagaggacaggaagaaattctttgatgtccagcagaagaagcttgagattgaagaggtcaaggcgaagaccaaagctaaagaacttgagctcaaagagagagaacttgagctcatagcaatggcaagggccaaagaggtggagctgaaggcgaaggaagttgagctcaaacgccaagccgaggacaacctcatcatgaacgccgacttgaccaacatgagcgaggcaaagagagcttggttcgagaagagacgaaggagatcctcgagcgcccaaattgagttagacaatctcaattgcaatttttatatttttctcaaactatgacacattttatttgatttatcatggtacatttgataatattgtatggtatttgataatattttatgtttcctatatattattttatgtttacgagatattattatatatcaaagtGAATTCGTGGCCGcaggacctattttccaaagaaataggccaaatggccaaatgggtggccgccgcgttgggcgcaggacgcgacccaaacggacgcgcggacgcggggctccgtccgcgcgtccgctcgggcacgcaaacggcccaaaacggacggcccagcgcgtccgtttgggtcgcccggttggagatgccctcaactCAGAGCATCTCCGCCAGCAGTGGAACCGGAAGCGCGGGCTCCAACAGaatttttttaatcaaaaataaaataaaatcataaACATGGATAGAAATACGAATTTACGTTTTCGAATATGAATTTGAAGTCTAGGCCATCACCGTCATTCATAGTATGGCTGTCAAAAAACAGGTTGGGCTTCAAGGCCAAATGATCACACGTACGGCTGCACCTCGATGATGTCTTCCTTGTCGCCGATCACTTGTGGCACCTCGTTCACTGGGACGAACTCTATGGACGCCGACGGGGGTATGGAAGCCAGTGCATACATGTACGTCGGTGTCGATATCGGCATGGACGTCGGCACATGCATGTACGTCGATGGTGTCGATGCTGCCATGGACGGCGCCGCAGCTTGCACCATCATCACCTCCTTATCGATGTGCTCGCGGTACATCTTGTGACAcgctgaaaggacacagatgtcgcctagaggggggtgaataggcggtttaaaacttttacgagatgggcttaacaaatgcggaataaaactagtgtttactttgtcaagctcaaagcctatatactatggttcacctatgagcaccaacaacttatgctaagcaatataagcaactaggtgatagcaagatatataacttcaagcacgatgactatcacaaagtaaaatgcataagtaaagagctcgggtatagagataaccgaggcacgaggaagacgatgatttatcccgaagttcacactcttgcgagtgctaatctccgttggagaggtgcgatgGCTTATTGCTCCCGaatgccacaagaggctcaccttgaggtgtggttgctcgatgcacaccaacaccacaaaggcctcaccccaagatgcggtactcacaccacacagcgaacgccacgaaggcgtctcaccttattctccggtgaccctcgccacaaaggcctaggtcatggTTCCACTAagagatttccttcgaggcggaaaccgggccttacacaaaggttggggcacacgtccacaacttaattggaggctcccaacgaatctcaacaaaggcctagaatccgtctagggtttcaagaacccaatagtaacaaccttcttgctttcacttccacgaatcaccgtggagaactcaaacctatgcaccaaatgcaatggcaagaacaccacaaagatgatcaagtcattctctctcaaattccaacaaggctacaaaagctattgggggaataagagaggaagaacaaagaggagaacaaaaaattctccaagatctagatcccaaagattcactcacaaagagatgatatggtttggtcaaagtgtcgatctagatctcctctctcttttccctaaaaaggaggcaagaatcatggagggatagagagatagggcaaacTTATTaagatcaacaatggaggagagagagagtagaagaagcaccagcccaaggaggaagaagggggtatttatacctccaAGAAAATCGAGTTGTTGCAGGATATTTGGTGGGCAGATAATCTGGCCTAAgttaggggcggataatccgccccccccccctcccccggaAAATCCGGGTCCTGGAAAAAtccggcaaatgtccggcccttgATCCAAGGGATTACTGTGCCGCACGTcgaaaagtccttagccgattttcaggggccggatattttgcaaataaccggcccggattatccggcctagcaaacttgtaaaatcaatatctgaagtttggtagctccggatagagttgacgtgggcattacccttcgggtaaccaatgttgccctatcctgtatttcctagttggaggcccatgaaggcactcgatggcaagatgggccactaggacggtgcaacggaagattccttgaagtacaagacgcggaaggagctgaacaaggaaagtctagagatagatctactgtaaacctagttgtactcgattaggcctcttgagacctggcctcctacataaaggccaggagaggggctgccgagatacaaccaatcttagcgatcttagccaacagaagcttagagctaggttaccctagtacttagccatctcgacgagatcacaaccgaactattcggcaccccattgtaacccattatcatcataatcaagaacgtaCGAGcagtgacgtaagggttttacctcatcgagggccccgaacccgggtaaatcgctctccccgcttgtccgtgaaccgatgtctcgtgtcagcttgcaggattccatcaaccctaagcccctatcggagggcattgccgaggagcaccctcgacaattggcgccgtctgtgggaaccctgtcggcacaagatcggtcatcggcagatccaatcatgacaccggcgacttcaccggcaacttcatcagcaacttcatcgacaccgtcatcgccaaacctgggaagcccgattcggttcggctcctatgagttcaccccacacagcgattcctcccgctcaaacttctcagatctacaaggaaacacggagatgaccttcggcagcgtcgactacaacgtcaacgcggaaggaatccttcgactgctggaatcacccacttccagatcgacgagtccaagcgcgtcatcatcactcgacctttcggctggtctgacaggctcgacgagttcacccgcgccctggactccccgttccgtgtcttccatatcggtaggatccgacgatcccacatcttcggagttaacttcgtactactgcttgaactgcgacaccaggaacgggctgggatcgagcgacacgccgttcatctgcaatgcccagtattcatcgggagaggacagtatcgacagcatcgtccaaggaaccacccgaagaacgacacaccatcaggtttatgtcgccaataacacgggaaacacaaggcacagaggagacggagaccatacccctcgttccagtagacgggcaagtttcgaaaacagtgccagcaaccacgacagcgactacaccatcgcagacgaggagtgggcagccgccagggcagcagtactcaacaacacaccgctccccgcaggaacctcggttggaaccctcaatgcttatcgctctatactagagaaaaaccgggagcacctatcgaaagagcaagccaccctcgagagacgcctatctacgGCAGAttgatccagcgaacgacgaaggggctcgcaagggagcgcTTCTCGAAATACTCAGGGGGCAGGCAAACACCGGTCgaggctatccaggctttcggaagatgacgctagagaaatcacgtcaaacctgaccaagtcctttataactacggacaccgcaggcatgccacggccgaaaaccgctgcagagcaacagccaacctcgttgcgtacctcatcaaccgcgcctcgaaggatccatggctcaagctcatcgaggcgccctggaaagtctcgcgatattgggaaataatctagttccgcaaaaggaaaagaccacggtgCAGGCTAGTGGTTCaagacatcatgcgagagatgcacgggatgaaatcacccagagcaggatcgacaaagcaaggcgacgacgcgtcaCTAGGAAGGACAACgatagtgattcttcggatgaggatcaggagtacgacggcgaactcaggggagccgactgtttaagttacaaaatccgcgagacgatgccgcccaaaaagttcaaacccactcctaccgacgctgccaaatacgatgggcagcaggaaccaagatcttggatagacgactacctgcagactgtgattcttcataaggggaaccagatagcagcaatgcagtgcttgcagctctacctgaaggattcagcgcgagcctggctaagggggctaccgaagggttccattaaatcatgggacgacctagtagacgccttcgttgccaatttccaagcaacatacaagagacccgtcggaaTTGAAGAGTTACGaaattgccagcaaaagcagaaagagtcgatgcgctcatacatcgggaggttcaccaaactcctaaacgctgccgaagatgtatctgtcgacagagcaatcgacgctttcagcgatggcgtccggcgtgaaagttacatagaagaactcggacgcaaaaagccaaaaaccataaccaagttaatggaaatcgccaacagttgggctgatggtgaagacaacgtgcgaaggccacgacaagcagcagtgacgacgaagacgatgaccagccgaagcacgactcgggtggccgaagggatcgtcacaagagaaggaagaaccgcaactatgatgacaacaacctggtagccgcagggtactctgatcggcaggacgatcgatatgacgaaagaagagacgatcgacgggacggtaatcggaacaactcggggaaccgtggcaactataaaccacggcagcagaggactcccgaactaccctacgctgagcagatcaacgccccctgttacctgcactcgtatgtcgattccaaggaTAGCAAAACGAActcgagtcacctgctcagggactgtcggcagttccttgacatgcacaaactcatccagcagtcaggccagcaaccgcaaccgctaccaccaccacccccacctccaccgcagcatcaagtccagcaggctcaacctcatcaacccaacgaggcgtttccaccaccacgtgggcagatgagcatgatccacaggacaggtgtctcgagaagagagatgaagaagctcacccgagagattaactcgcgtgaaagcatcatggcaaacatccccgagtatgtcgagtggtcctctcgtaacattacgttcagccgagcggatcacccgatgaccataccaaaaccaggacacgctgccttagtagtcgaggcacaa contains:
- the LOC124701799 gene encoding protein OBERON 4-like — encoded protein: MKRQRPPSYADDDPDSDRRRFYDRPPSSPPPPPPRRRPDYESDELDRRKALGAGGRFHDHRYRDPSASPRGHYGAMHRSESFSGFRRDGFRDRDRDRPRWDGAGGSAWRRPSGGWRDPHNGVDGHRSAARRQAPSPPTPPRRSPSEPRRRVDAAAKSRKPTCGASEIEEGEVAPDPGTKAPHAAPEHHKRADSIRADDRCEPKKVESSRPRLRVDFRTQAAHNLERKSGDATPVAEEGKVKSAQHQKSASDAASQKVGGGDEAPPSAVDQGGQTTSSCMRQEELVTRPDTANASNMGGQSTSSGTLKETAQEQVTAQDETASREDETAVAVDEVGQGTSSSIQQEKTQEGVTPLGEIANDVDVVCKGGSASMLQEVLPEEARDRDADVSDGVGNCTSSATLQGDMQEQANIVAANVVDAPREVSCSSVLKEAMHEGDILLTASTIDVAGQNNSSGMPEEAIHATVSPQEGTTDALDIAGKSSSSTLLQEEVITPLFQETQEIKETNIESMSGKKTDETTESVAPQPVEEGHESYTCESMAAFGETEVVHKEAVLEHEILAEQVKHADLEANLVGTSVFLQPPKDHITDSKEEGMTLDLITVKPRAEDKGKGIAFDVLNKAGTASLAERSFDLGLRPPDMDQKDSSETARVTSVKKEDDTLKIGRLDLSLSLSGGLQNPEFKSFIPRPDSLAHGPCSQSSSSSSSFCTNSDGITASIPLTSSTLVHNPSFSLTQQPLDNCEHSVGSKPLFQGADKVGNNTGWQTQLSANRSTEKGDATPLLQRVLQNGHLSDNTFIGANMQNNGISHVLSPTRNHGSPDAGPEHNKQRRQLTRERSSSSLSRGERQHEERLVLNGAGVVEKVISKIVSEPLNYTARMFQEMTSNSRAYLKEAISEIIIDAGKREQVLALQEALKKRSDLNSEILQRCPRVLLEILVAIRTGLPDVIKKSGSIATSDLVDIFLNLKCRNLSCQSVLPVSDCDCKICQQKTGFCSNCMCIICLKFDMASNTCSWVGCDVCLHWCHTDCGLRHSLIRKGGSGSRAHGTNEMHFNCAACGHASEMYGFVKEVFRTCAKQWRMEALIRELQYVERIFSASDDAKGRRVRNFVKQMLIKLENKAYYSEVVKYVIAFFSDNNPSLGMGSGPLVPLKGIPCSIAEGTNGIPSSSRTATWLPSVTLEGVPFLEKAGLLSTPGSQSMSRKMAETELQAVNSNKPVSDELDGLVRLKQAEANMYQERANEARKEAESLKHVAMLKYAHIEEHYTTQISELRINELQERRKQKFEELQVIERSRHQFLSTKIRMEDSIRELMLKMEAAKQNLRT